The Bernardetia sp. ABR2-2B DNA window TTCGTACTGATTTGCCTTTGTGGGATTTGATGATGAAAAATATTTATTCCCTTCAAGCTACACAATTACGTCCAGAAAATTTTCAGCTTCAAGTAATTTATCGTGATGATATTACAGGAATTGATAATCCAAGTTTGCATGAAGGAAGAAGAACAGAAGATGTTCCTTTAGTTCAGATTACCAATTTGGATAGGTTAAATCCAAATCTTGACCCACAAGTTGATGGAAATTTTGATTTCTTAGAAAATATTACTGTCCAATCTGACCAAGCACGTATTATTTTCCCAGTTGTTGAGCCATTTGGAGATAAGTTATTAGAGTTTTTTGACCCTGTCGATGAAGTTCAATTTATTGATAAATATGTTTTTAATGAACTCTACGACGGAACACAAGCCGATGCCGAATTTTTAGTTAGTAAAAGTAAATACTTCTTGAAAGGCTCATATCAAAGCGCAGGAGGAAATGAGGTTGTTTTGCCAGGGATTAATATTTCGGAAGGCTCGGTAATGGTTCGTGCAGGTTCAGTAATGCTTTCTGAAGGTGCAGATTATACTGTTGATTATCAGTTTGGTAGAGTTCGTATTCTGAATGAAGGTGTTTTGGCTTCTGGAAAAGATATTACCATTCAGTATGAAAGAGCAGATTTGTTCAGCGTTCAGCAACGTAATATTATGGGATTGGATGCTGAATATATTTTGAATAAAGATGTAAAATTTTCTGCAACACTTCTTCACCTCAACGAACGCCCTATTATTACTCGTGTTACTACTGGTTTAGAGCCTGTCAGAAATACAATGATAGGAACAACGGCAAGTATCCAAAAAGAATCAGGGTTTTTGACAAGAATGGTTGATGCAATTCCAGGGCTTGATACAAAAGAAAAATCGACATTTACTTTTAGAGGAGAATATGCACAGCTAATTCCAGGAGAAAATAATGTAATTAAACGAAATGGTGGAGAAGCAGCTTCGTATGTAGATGATTTTGAAAGTAGTGAGATTCCGTACGACCTTACTCGCCAACCCTTGACATGGAAGCTAGGAAGTACGCCTCAACTTTTCCGTCCAGAAACAGGTTTTGATGGTCTGAATTATTCTTATAAAAGAGCGAAATTATCGTGGCATACAGTTGATGTAACTGCATTTTTTGTAAGTGGAATTACAAATCAAGTTCCTGATAATATTACAGACGAAGACAAGCAAAACCATTATGTTCGTCAAGTAGAGTTTAATGAAATTTTTCAACAGCGTGATAACCAGCAAATCAATCCACCAGAGACTACTTTTGATTTGGCATATTATCCGTCTTATCCAGGGCAATATAATTACAATCCAGAGCTAAATGTAGATGGAACGCTTCGCAATCCTAGAGAAAATTTTGCTTCCATTACGAAAGGAATTACTTATAATGTCGATTTCGATAATATAAATATTCAATACATTGAGTTTTGGCTAATGGACCCATTCATTCAAGGACAAAACGGACGTGTCGAAACACCAGATGGTGCAGGAGTTTCGAATACAACAGGAGGAAAGTTTTATATTAACTTAGGAAATATTTCAGAAGACGTAATTCCAGACAGAAGACATGGCTTTGAAAATGGTTTGCCAGTTACTGATGCAGATTTGAATGATGTAGAGGAAACGGAATGGGGAAGAGTAACAACACAACAATTTCTGACAGATGCCTTTTCAGCAGAAGATGGAGCAAGAGAAAGACAAGATGTGGGATTAGATGGATTAGATGATGAAGCCGAACGTTTTCAATTTAGAGATTATTTAGCAGCCGTTCAGCCACGATTGAGTGCAACTGCTTTTCAAAGGCTTCAAGCCGACCCATCAAAAGATAATTTTAGGTATTATTTGGGTGGAGACCAAGACGATGCAAACCGAAAAATCTTAGGTCGTTATTTTGATTTTAATGGAATGGAAGGAAACTCACCTGAAAATGCAGGAACAGCTTCTGCCACAACATTACCAGATAATGAAGATTTGAACCGTGATAATACACTTTCAGATTTGGATGGCTATTATCAATACGAATTGGATTTAAGACCAAATCAATTGGAGAATAATAGATATGTTGTTGATAAAGTAACTGTTGATAGAAATGGCGACCAAGTAAATTGGTATCAATTCCGTATTCCGATTCGTGAATTTGACGACAAAATTGGAAGTATTGATGGCTTTAAGTCTATTCGTTTTATTCGTCTTTTTATGACGGATTGGGAACAGCCTGTCGTTATGCGTATGGCACATTTTCAGTTTGTGGGAGCGCAATGGAGACCTTATTTTGCTTCTTTGCAAGATGAAGGGTTGAGCCGTCCTGTTGAGCCTTATGACCCCAATTTTGTTATTTCTACTGTAAATATTGAAGAAAATGGAAGTGATGCAGGAGCAAGTTCGAATGGTATTTCGTACTCTGTCCCTCCTAATTTTCAGCGTGATACAGACCCAACATCAATTACTCAAGCAAGGTTAAATGAGCAATCCTTACAGCTTTGTGTAGAAGATTTGCAAGATGGAGATAGCCGTGCAGCCTTTAAAAATATTATTTATGATTTTGTTTTTTATAAGCGAATCAAAATGTTTTTACACGCCAATAGTGCAACAGCTCAAAATGGAGAAGTAACAGCATTTTTACGTTTGGGAACAGATTTTAAAGAAAATTATTATGAAATAGAAGTTCCTCTAACCATGTCGGCAGCAGGTTCATCATTGCCTAATCAAATTTGGCTACAAGAAAACGAAATTGATTTGCCTTTTGATGCACTTTACGATACCAAAACAGAAAGAAATGCAAGTGGACTTAGTGTCAGAGTTCCATATGAACGGATTTTTGAAAAGTATAAACTGCGTGTGGTCGGAAACCCTGATTTGAGTAGTGTGCAGCTTATTATGATAGGAGTTCGGAATCCAAAAACAACAGATGAACAGCCAAAATCAGTCTGTGTGTGGGCAAACGAACTTCGTGTAACCGATTTTAATTTAGAAGGTGGTTGGGCGACAAACCTACAACTTCAAACACAACTTGCAGATTTTGCTACCGTAAATGCAGCTTTACGTTATAGTACGCCATTTTTTGGAGGAATACAAGACCGAATTTCTGACCGAACGAGAGAAACCAGTTTGTTTTATGATGTTTCGGCAGCTACACAATTAGATAAAATATTTCTGAATCGTTTAGGAATTTCTTTGCCTTTATTTGTAGGTTACGAACAGACTAGAATAACGCCACTTTTCAATCCTCTTGACCCAGATATTAGATTAGAACGCTCACTTGAAACTTCCTTTGACAATGAAGACGCAAGGCAAGACTATAGAAATTTAGTTCAAGACAGACTTACAAGACGAAGTATAAATCTTACCAATATTCGAAAACAGCGAGTAAATCCAGATGCAAAAGAAGACTTCTGGGACATCGAAAACTTTGCTGCTTCGGTTTCATATACAGATTCGAAACGAACAAATATTAGACTTGCTACCGACGAGCTACGAGAAACTAAAGTAGGTTTGGTATATAATTATGGATTTGATGTAAAACCATTTGAGCCATTTAAGAAAAATGAATTATTGAATGCGCCTTATCTCAAATTTATTAGAGATTTTAATTTCAATTATCTACCAAATAATATCACAGTAGCAGGACAAGTAAATCGTCGTTTCTTAAAAACACAATATCGAAATGCTCAACTCACTACTGATGGTGTTTTGCCATTCTTTCAAAAGTCATTTTTCTTTGATAGAAATTATACCGTTCAATGGAATTTTACAAAGAGTTTGTTAGCTGATTATAATGCTACGGCTTCGGCTATTATTGATGAACCAGCAGGAGAACTCAATACACAAGAAAAACGAGATTCTGTTTGGTCGAATGTGCAAGATTTAGGGCGTATGAAATTCTTCTCACAAGCAACTACTTTGAATTACCGTGTTCCTTTAGATAAATTTCCAGCAATAGATTTCTTGAATGCTGATATTCGTCGTTCGTCTAATTATACATGGACTGCCAATGCTGTCGGAGTTGCTGATACACTTGGTAATATGGCAAGAAGTAGTAGTCAGTTTTTGGTAAATGGACAAATTGATATGCAAAAACTGTATAACAAAAGTCCTTATTTGAGAGAAGTAACTGCGCCAAAACGAAAAGGAAGAAACAATCAGAATAATGCCACTTCTCGCCCTACGGCATCGCCAAAACAAAAGCGTTTGGAATACAGAATTAAGAAGTCTAGAGATAAAAAAGCTAGAAAAAATAAAGTCAGAAATATTAAACTAGATAGATTAGTAGATTCTGTCTTAGTAGATTCTGTTATGATTGCTCAAATTGATTCCACTAAAGAGGAAAAAATCAATGAAAAATATGATAAGAAAGTTGCCAAGCTAGACAAAAGACAGCAACGCATTGAAGAAAAACTGAAAGCAGAAAAAGAAAAACAGAAAGGTAAAAAAGGAGGTTCTTCTGGTGGAGGGGCAGCCGAGGGAGCTGTTAAAGCACTGCTTTCTGTCAAGCGAATAACCTTTAATTATTCCATCAATGGAAATACGATGCTTCCAAATCTTTTGACAACACCAACTTACTTAGGACTAGACCAAAACTTTGCAGCCCCTGGATTGCCGTTTGTTTTGGGAAGTCAGAGTAGAGATAACATTTTGGATATGGCAAATAATGGCTATTTATCAAGGTCGGCAGCACAGACAAATCCGATTGTTCAAGACCAATCCAAAACGCTAAGTTTGCGAATAGATATAGAGCCATTAAAGGACTTTCAGTTACAGGTAGAAGGACAACGAACGCAAGGCGCAAATTATTCAGAAGTGCTGCGTTACGACCCTTTTACAGATGATTATATTTCAGAAACTGCTGTAAGAACAGGTAATTATAATATTTCGTATTTTAGTTTATCAACTGCTTTTACAAGTGATGATGAGTTTGGAAATTCTCCTTTGTTTGATGATTTTATTGCAAATAGAGCAACCGTAAAAAGTGCTTTAGATGCCGAAAATGCAGCAGGAGATTATGATATTGGTTCGCAAGATGTTTTGATTCCTTCGTTCTTGTCTGCTTATTCAGGTAGAAGTACGACCTCCGAATTTCCACGTATTCCGTTACCAAATTGGCGTTTGACTTATAATGGTCTTACCAATTTAGCGATATTCAAAGACCGTTTCCGTTCTATTAGCATTACACATGGCTATCAATCTACGTATGCTGTGGGTAGTTATACGTCTTCACTTTTATATGATTTCTCTTATCTGAATTTGGGAATAACAGAATATAATGTTCCTTTAGCAGACCTCATTGACCCAGAAACTGGAAACTTACAGCCTGTTTTTGTCGTCAATCAAGTGAGTATTACGGAGCGTTTTAGTCCACTTATCGGAATTAATATTCGTACAAATAATGATATTACCTTCCGTTTCAATTTCAATAAAGACCGTACACTTTTACTGAATCTTTCCAACTCACAACTTGCCGAGCAGAAAAATAATGATTTTGTTTTTGATGTTGGCTTTGTTAGAAAAGGCGTAAAAATTCCATTTACCGATGTAGTTTTGAAAAATGATTTGACGTTCCGTTGTGCCGTAACACTTAGAGATACAAAAGTGATTCAGCGTAAAATAGATACTGACGGAACACAAGACAGCGATTTTACAGGTGGTAATTTCAATTTACAGTTCAAACCAACACTTGCCTACATGGTCAATCAGCGTGTGAATTTGACTGCTTATTTTGATAGAGCTATCAACCGTCCACGACTGAGTAATTCATTTCCAAGATATAATACTGCTTTTGGTGTGCAGGTAAGGTTTAATTTGGCGCAGTAGGTTTTTGTTTGTTTTCGTGTTCTGTGGTACACAGAACACGAAAAATAAAACTTTACAATATAAATGAACTATTTTTAAGTAAGAAAATGAATGATTCAGATAAAGATAGAATTCTAAACTTTTTATTAGGCAATGAAAGTATTTCAGAATTCGAACATTGGCTTTATAACACATCTGATTTAGAATCAAGAATTGGAAATGAGTTATACTTCGATTTAATAGACTTTAATTATCAAAGTAATGACATAATTCATAGGCTAAAGAAAACTATCATAGACAAGTATATAACAGACGAAGAGTTCAAAACTTTTAAATACTATTCTATACTGAAAAAGGCTGGATGGCTTGAAGGAAGAAAAATTGAAGTGAAAAAGACAGGTTTTCCTGAAACTATTAATGTGAAACACGCTATCAAAATAATTGAAGAATTTGGAGGTTTGAGTTTCCCTTCAATAAATGAAGTTGATTATTGGATTCCTAGTTCAGTAGACTTTTCGGAGTCACTTAGTATAGAAGATATGAGTGAGTATGGAGTAAATAAGAATCTAATCTGTTTTGCCTCAGCTGATGATCTGAATGTAAACCTGTATGTTGATGAAAGTAATAAATTCTACCAATTAGATAATATTGCAAGTGTAAATTTATATGAATATAAAGGATATAATTTTGAGGAAATGATGAGGTCTCTTTTAGGAATTGAAGATAATATAGATAATTTTCGAATAATTGGAAGAAAATATCAAGAACCTTAATTTGAAGGGACTTAATCAATTCCTTTCTGTATTTTGTGGCACACAGAACACTCATACCAAAATATCAACACCATAAATAAACAGAAATGAATATGTTTCATCGTCCTAGAAAATCAAAAATGGTTTTGGATGAAGTTTATTTTTGGACACATATGATAAAGTAATTTTTTCTTTCCCTAAACGACGGCTTCACGCCTCGTTTACGGTTCGTATTTCTTATCTTCAACCGTCGTTTAGGCTTATAGCCGTAAACGAGGATTTATCTTCTTAAACTACGGTTTCACGTCTGTTTTATGGTTAATCAAACCAAATTATGAAAATACTAAGTTTTTGTGCGATGATAGTTTTCCTGTTGTCTTCATTAAATTTCTGCCTAAATAAGCAGCCTTTATCTTATCAAAAACTCTCAAAAAAAATCACTCAAACAGATAAAGTCTTAGATTCCTTAACTTTATGGGCTACCTATTATTACATTCCAACTATTGAGTACAAAGAAAACGGCATTGATTTTTTAGATAAAAATAAGAAACCTTTAGGTATAAAAGTAGATTCTTGTGATTGGTGCAAGGCGTGTATAGAAGGCACAGTAAAAGTCCGAAAAGATGGAAAAATCATTACACTAAATTATGAAACTCGTTCGGATTCCTTACAATATGATTGTAGAAAGTGTGAAAAATATAAAGATTATACAGGCTATGAAAAAACTGGACAAGTATTGTGGAGCAAAACAGACAGAGGTGCAAAAGGAGTGCAAGAATATAGGTTAGTTCCCTTCAAGTCAATTGCTGTCGATAGTGCAGTTATTCCTTATGGCAGTACATTATTTATTCCACAAGCAAAAGGTATAGAATATACAGGTACAGATAAATCTAAAAAAATACACGATGGATATTTTTTTGCAGCCGATGCTGGTAGCAAAATCAAAGGAAATCATATAGATATTTTTATCGGAACAGCTACTGAAAGTCCTTTCTCTTTTATAAAGTCAGATAGTTTGGGTACGTTTAAAGCTTATTTTATTAGTGACTCAGTAGCTCAAGAAAAATTATTGCAAATTCATAAATAACTTATGAATCAATTTTAATTAGTAAAATCTAAAAAAGATGTTGAAAACAAAAAAGTCATTTCCAAAAATAGAAAATGACTTTTATATAACGTAAACTACAAATCAATTAATTACAGTCATATTCATAAGTAGTTTCGTTATTAATTTGGTTGCCTGTTGAATCAAAACTCTGAGTAGATGCTATCAAACCACCTTCTATTGTATTTACAGAGCGACTAGTAAATATTCCATCTGTTTCTATAAGGGTACTTTTTAAGGTACAATTCTCAAAAGTTTTTGTCGTTTTTTCTACTCCAAGTCCTTGTCCTCTAAGGTTTTCGTATGTTTTGATTTTCCACTCTCCTTCTGCTGTGTAATCAGAAAATGTAGTAAGGGAAGTTAGGATATTTCGTTGATAGTCTGATTCTTTTATTAAGTTTCCATTTAAATCATACTCCAGTTCTTTATGAGCAACTATTTCATCTTGTAAATTATAAAAATCTTGTCGTATAGGCTTATCTAATGTTTCATAAGAGTATAAACTGTATGCAACTATGTCATTATTATTACCATAACTGGTGCTTTTTATTACTCGTTCTGGAATGGAAGTATCGTACTCGTATGTAATTTTTGAGTTGTTCGAACCTCCATTGAATGTATTGGTAGTAAAAGTTTCAATCAGACGAGCTTGATTATCATATCGATTCGTTACTCTTATAGAAGTATTACTGACAAGAATATCCCAATAAGTTTCGGAAAGCAATTTTTTACCTCCTTCTATAACATAGCTTTGACTGATAATTTGCTGTTCTATTCCGTTTTCAGCGTAGGTTGTTTTGGTTAGAGAACAATCTGTTCTTCCACAGGGAGAGTGATCTTCTTCATTTTTACAAGATGAAACGAACAATAATAAAAATAAACCTAAAACAAAAAAAATATATTTTTTCTTTGAATAATTCATAGAAATAAAGTTGAGTTAATTAATAATTAAAAAATATAAAACTATGTAAATTTATTTCATTGAATTTTTTATACTCTCACTTATTTTAAAGTGTAATAACGTATTTTCTGATAGTTATTGTATCTGAAAGTAAAATAATTATATATTCTATTTACTCTTTATTCAACTTCTGAATAACTTTTATATTCGGATTAATAGCAGTAATAGAAACTTCTTTTTCTCCTTCCAAAATATAAAATAAATAAGAACTATTCTGACCTACTACATAAACATCTTTTTTAAAGTCATTTATAAAAGTAACACGATGATTGATTTTGAGGTCTTGATTTTTTATTCTCTTTCGTACACTTGTTCCTCTACCAATTCCTAGTCCTACAAACATACAAAATATGAAAAACAGCATAAACGGTAGTCCTTTATTTTTCTTTATTGATTCTATGGTTTTATCTGACTTTTCTACACTTTTTGAAATACTATACCATTTCTTGTTTCTGTATTTCTTATGAAACTTTGGCATAAATACATTGATATAAAAATGAGAAAATATAATTACGCCGACAAAGAAAATAAATAATAACCAACTTTGAGTGAGAATATTTACAGGACTCAAAAGAATATCTGAAATAGCTGAATAGTTTAGAATATCGACATCTAAAAACCTAAAGTAAATCACATCACTAATTATTCCTAACACAATCAAATAGATATAGCCAAGTGATAAATATTCTTGTAAAGTGAGTTTTTCTTTGAACATAGTTTTTAAAGTAAAGGTAAGTTTTATTAATCAAAAGTAAATATAAAAACCCTAATCTTCTGCTTTTTGGCAAGAATACTAGGGTTTTTTGTAAATGTTATGAAGTAGTATTTTTTAGAGTTTATTTATCCAAATATTTTGCATAGGTACTCAAATCTTTATCTCCTCTTCCTGAGAGATTAATAATAACTACTTTTTTATCAAAATCTTTATCATCTTCTTTCAAGTTATTCAAAACAGCTAATGCATGAGCTGATTCTATGGCTGGAATAATTCCTTCCAAAAGAGCTAATTCTTTACCTGCACTCATCGCTTCATCATCTGTAACTGAATAAAATATTGCTCTTTTGCTATCTGCCAAATAGGCATGTAAAGCTCCAATACCGGGGTAATCCAAACCTGCCGAAATAGAATAAGGCTCTACTACTTGTCCGTCATTAGTTTGCATCAAAAGCGTTTTACTTCCGTGCAATACTCCTAATGTTCCACAAGCGATTGTTGCAGCTGTTTCGCCACTAGAAATACCCATTCCTGCTGCTTCTGCACCAATCAGTTGAACATCTTTTTCATCAATATAATGATAAAATGCACCTGCTGCGTTGCTTCCACCACCCACACAAGCAATTACATAATCTGGGTTTGGTGTACCCTCTTTTTCTGTAAGCTGGTTTCTCATCTCTTCACTAATCACAGATTGAAACCAAGCCACCATTTCTGGATAAGGATGAGGACCAACTACAGAACCAATAATATAATGCGTATCAACAGGATTATTTATCCAATAGCGCATCGCTTCGTTGGTTGCATCTTTTAATGTTTTACTTCCTGATGTAGCTGGACGAACTTCTGCACCGAGCATTTTCATTCGCTGTACGTTTGGCTGTTGTCTTTCAATATCTATTTCACCCATAAAAACAATACATTCCATTCCCATCAGAGCGCAAACGGTTGCTGTTGCTACTCCGTGCTGTCCTGCACCTGTTTCGGCTACAATTTTATTTTTGCTTAACTTTTTTGCTAAAAGAACTTGTCCGACAGTATTATTTACCTTGTGTGCGCCTGTGTGATTGAGATCTTCACGTTTTAAATAAATTTTTGCGCCATATTTTTGAGATAAACGATTGGCAAGGTAAAGAGGTGTAGGTCTGCCTACATAATCCCTTAATAAATGTTGAAATTCCTTTTTAAATTCTTCATCGTTTTGTAAAGCATAATAGGCTTTTTCGATTTCTTCAATATTTGGATACAACATTTCTGGAATATATGCACCTCCAAATTGCCCATAATATCCCTTTTCGTCAGCAATTTTAGAGCGTAAAACTGTTTTTTGTATGCCTTGAGGTTCTGACTTCTTTATGAGTGCTTCTGTTTGATTTATCATTATATGAGTATATTCTTAGGTAGAAAGTAGTTTTGATTAAAGTATATTGTCTTCCTAATTTTATATTGAATAGTATTTGATGTTAAATAGAATATCTATTCAGACCTAAATTTACAAACTATTCTTTAGATTGTCTTCTTTTATAATCTATCTGTACTCAAATTATGTTTTGTAAGAATAGAATAAAAGCTAACAAGTACGTGGTTCTAGTTTGGCGTTAGCTTTAATTTTTTTAATTGCTAGTAAACTTATTATCTATTCCTCTTCTGTAATTTCCTTTGTCTGTTTTTCCTTTTGACGAATTTCTTCAACTAATTCTTCTATAATTAGGGGATAATAAAGATGCTCTAGAGCGTGGATTTTGTGGGCTAGTATTTCGGCTGTATCTTTTGGTTCTATATTTACTTTTTCTTGAAAAATAATCTGTCCTTCATCATATTTTTCATTTACCATATGAATTGTAATACCTGATTGTGTTTCCTTATTTTCTATGACAGCTTTATGTACGTTATCTCCATACATTCCTTTTCCTCCATATTTGGGAAGAAGAGCAGGGTGAATATTGACTATCTTATTAGGAAAAGTAGTTACAAAGTTGGAAGGAATTAGCCACATAAAACCAGCTAAAATAATCAAATCAATTTCTTTACACTTCAAAAAATTGAGTACACTTTCCGTTTTATAGAGTTCATTCTTTTCAAAAACAGCTACCTCTACGCCTAACCTTTTGGCTCTTTCAATAACAAAAGCATTTGCATTATTAGACAATACTACAAAAGAAACATCTTTTTGTAATTTGAAATGTTCGATAATTTTTGCAGCATTTGAGCCATTACCTGAAGCAAAAATAGCAATTTGAATCATAAAAAATATAAGTGCAAACGAATGTAAAGTTACTCAATAAATCGTTTTATGTTTAGAAATTGAAATCAATTAATTTAAGGTATAAGTTGTAGGTATTTTATGTAATCTGAATAAGAATAATTTTTTGTCAAAATATTTTATCATTTGAATAGCTTGGCTTACTTTATTGGTTACGAATAGAAAGTATTTTTTGTTTGATTATTAAATCACAAAACTATAAAAATATACTCAAGGGATATTATTTTAATAGACTAGACTGCTTCATAAAAAACAGCAAAAAAAAAGCCTTGTAGAAAACTCCACAAGACTTTTTTGATAAATGGCGGTCTGGACGGGACTCGAACCCGCGACCCCATGCGTGACAGGCATGTATTCTAACCAACTGAACTACCAAACCATTTTTTGACTTTACTTTCTGAGTATTGAAAAATATTCAAGATAAAATAAGATTTTTAAAAAAACATTCTAAATTAGCGGTCTGGACGGGACTCGAACCCGCGACCCCATGCGTGACAGGCATGTATTCTAACCAACTGAACTACCAAACCGTTTTTTTCTACTTATCAGAATATTTTTTCTTAATTAAGATTCAAATATACGAACTTGGTTTTGAAAAAAAAAGTTCATTCGAAATTAAAATTAAAAATATTTTTCTTGTTTTATTTTTTGTTATTCTTTCAAGAATTGTCAAAAACACCTCGTTCTTTTTCGTAAGTGCGATGCAAAGGTAAGATAGTATTTTTGATTTTACAAGCTATTGATACAAAAAAAAACGTTTTTTTGATAAATTTAAAGCCATTTTGATAGAAGGTGTTGATAATCAATAAATTATAATTTGTTTTTTTCTGAAAAAAATAATACTTGTTTTAAATTGCTTTCAAGCTCATGTCTAAACTTTGATATGAATGCGTAAGCGCACCGACAGAAATTGAATCTACACCTGTTTTTGAAATATCACTTACAGTTTCTAGAGTAATTCCACCAGAAGCTTCACTCATTATTTTTTTATTTGAAGTAGCATTAAAATTAGTAATTAATGAAACAGCTTCTTTCATCATTTCATTTGTCATATTATCTAACATCAAGAAATCTATTGGCTCTCCTTTTTTACTTACTTCCAAAACTTGTTTTACCTCCTCTAAGTTTCTAGTCTCTACTTCTATTTTTAAATTTTTGTTATTTGTTTTACAGTATTTTTGAGCTGATTGTATTGCTTTTTCTATTCCTCCAGCGTAATCTACATGATTATCTTTGAGCATTATCATATCAAAAAGACCATAGCGATGGTTTGTTCCTCCTCCAATTTTGACAGCCCATTTTTCAGTAATTCTAGAGTTAGGAGTAGTTTTGCGAGTATCTAAAATCTTAGTGTTTGTTCCTTCTATGGCTTCTACAAATTGATTTGTAAGTGTAGCAATTCCACTCATTCTTTGCATACAATTCAAAACTAATCGCTCTGCTGTTAGGATAGATTGAGCATTACCTTCTACAATAAAAGCAATATCACCATGTTTTATTTTATCTCCATCGTTTAAAAAAATATTTAACTTGAGATTTTTATCTACTTTTGCAAAAATAAGTTTTGCAAGTTCTACTCCTGCCAAAACTCCATCTCCCTTTATAAGTAAGTGTGCCTTTTTTTGTGCATCAGAAGGAACAGAAGAGAGAGTAGAATGGTCGCCGTCTGCTATATCTTCTTTAAGAGCGAGGGTTATAAATTGGTCTAGAGAATCTGGGGTAAGGTAATTGTACACTTTTAAAGA harbors:
- a CDS encoding 3D domain-containing protein, with translation MKILSFCAMIVFLLSSLNFCLNKQPLSYQKLSKKITQTDKVLDSLTLWATYYYIPTIEYKENGIDFLDKNKKPLGIKVDSCDWCKACIEGTVKVRKDGKIITLNYETRSDSLQYDCRKCEKYKDYTGYEKTGQVLWSKTDRGAKGVQEYRLVPFKSIAVDSAVIPYGSTLFIPQAKGIEYTGTDKSKKIHDGYFFAADAGSKIKGNHIDIFIGTATESPFSFIKSDSLGTFKAYFISDSVAQEKLLQIHK
- the trpB gene encoding tryptophan synthase subunit beta, which encodes MINQTEALIKKSEPQGIQKTVLRSKIADEKGYYGQFGGAYIPEMLYPNIEEIEKAYYALQNDEEFKKEFQHLLRDYVGRPTPLYLANRLSQKYGAKIYLKREDLNHTGAHKVNNTVGQVLLAKKLSKNKIVAETGAGQHGVATATVCALMGMECIVFMGEIDIERQQPNVQRMKMLGAEVRPATSGSKTLKDATNEAMRYWINNPVDTHYIIGSVVGPHPYPEMVAWFQSVISEEMRNQLTEKEGTPNPDYVIACVGGGSNAAGAFYHYIDEKDVQLIGAEAAGMGISSGETAATIACGTLGVLHGSKTLLMQTNDGQVVEPYSISAGLDYPGIGALHAYLADSKRAIFYSVTDDEAMSAGKELALLEGIIPAIESAHALAVLNNLKEDDKDFDKKVVIINLSGRGDKDLSTYAKYLDK
- a CDS encoding phosphoribosylglycinamide formyltransferase, coding for MIQIAIFASGNGSNAAKIIEHFKLQKDVSFVVLSNNANAFVIERAKRLGVEVAVFEKNELYKTESVLNFLKCKEIDLIILAGFMWLIPSNFVTTFPNKIVNIHPALLPKYGGKGMYGDNVHKAVIENKETQSGITIHMVNEKYDEGQIIFQEKVNIEPKDTAEILAHKIHALEHLYYPLIIEELVEEIRQKEKQTKEITEEE
- the nadC gene encoding carboxylating nicotinate-nucleotide diphosphorylase produces the protein MYNYLTPDSLDQFITLALKEDIADGDHSTLSSVPSDAQKKAHLLIKGDGVLAGVELAKLIFAKVDKNLKLNIFLNDGDKIKHGDIAFIVEGNAQSILTAERLVLNCMQRMSGIATLTNQFVEAIEGTNTKILDTRKTTPNSRITEKWAVKIGGGTNHRYGLFDMIMLKDNHVDYAGGIEKAIQSAQKYCKTNNKNLKIEVETRNLEEVKQVLEVSKKGEPIDFLMLDNMTNEMMKEAVSLITNFNATSNKKIMSEASGGITLETVSDISKTGVDSISVGALTHSYQSLDMSLKAI